Proteins encoded in a region of the Panicum hallii strain FIL2 chromosome 3, PHallii_v3.1, whole genome shotgun sequence genome:
- the LOC112884166 gene encoding uncharacterized protein LOC112884166, with translation MEEDVAPSRSDMLLLGGMRSTRGSSMWYTEPQGHTKEPPVPPRHSTRSSAPPPYEPKRSKHGFMIKLVEEEERLGHLEGRMVANVDFDNGALQVLGFYMDIYQILSNLGWVQFSDGVSTDTHMEFAVEMLMTMAPVIQEGVSCLSFRLKDEEQLVPYEYIRELLGFKKEAPEQVNVQVNVLEEFWGMISEEANRQRNTIRNPIIGIFHSWMSKRILGRMRETKVTDMELNWLYAGMIARQTIDPSYVMINRWACEAISGTGDTGLGCYLTMIAISLKPTIRRNPKFLLVGTSLGIEYMKHGKYISGDERRGYKLAKVNVPLPNIRLRLFIEGRENLLEEGLLVPCLIPHSRRLMHICLNRNKV, from the coding sequence ATGGAGGAAGACGTGGCACCATCAAGGAGCGACATGCTGCTCCTTGGTGGCATGAGGAGTACAAGAGGATCGTCCATGTGGTACACTGAACCGCAAGGGCACACGAAGGAGCCACCCGTTCCGCCACGACACTCAACACGTTCATCCGCTCCACCACCCTACGAGCCCAAGCGTTCCAAGCATGGCTTCATGATCAAGTTGgtagaagaagaggagaggctTGGTCATCTTGAAGGGAGGATGGTAGCGAACGTCGACTTCGACAATGGCGCTCTCCAAGTGTTGGGATTCTATATGGATATTTATCAAATTTTGAGCAACCTTGGTTGGGTGCAATTTTCCGACGGAGTTTCAACTGACACTCACATGGAGTTTGCAGTGGAGATGCTTATGACGATGGCACCAGTCATACAAGAAGGAGTGTCATGCCTCTCTTTTCGCCTCAAAGATGAAGAGCAACTAGTTCCTTATGAATATATTAGAGAGTTGCTCGGTTTCAAGAAGGAAGCCCCGGAGCAAGTTAATGTTCAAGTTAATGTGTTAGAAGAATTTTGGGGAATGATCTCAGAGGAAGCTAATCGGCAAAGGAATACCATCCGGAATCCTATCATCGGGATATTTCACTCATGGATGAGCAAGAGAATTTTGGGAAGGATGAGAGAAACAAAGGTCACCGACATGGAGTTAAATTGGCTCTATGCGGGAATGATAGCTAGGCAAACCATTGACCCATCTTATGTCATGATTAATCGGTGGGCTTGCGAAGCAATTTCGGGGACCGGTGATACTGGTTTGGGGTGCTATCTGACCATGATAGCTATCTCATTAAAGCCGACAATTAGGAGGAACCCAAAATTCTTACTTGTTGGGACTTCTTTGGGGATCGAGTACATGAAGCATGGCAAGTATATTAGTGGAGATGAGAGGAGAGGGTACAAATTGGCAAAGGTCAATGTTCCTCTTCCAAACATTAGGCTGAGATTATTCATTGAAGGAAGAGAAAATTTGTTAGAAGAAGGACTTCTCGTGCCGTGCCTAATACCGCATTCGCGGCGCCTTATGCACATTTGCCTCAACCGGAACAAAGTGTAG